The sequence below is a genomic window from Cryobacterium arcticum.
CTGCCCCGAGCACCGCGCAGTGAGAGAAAGGGGATCCCATCTATGGCACTCGAAGCTAATGCTAAGAAGGCGATCATCGAAAAGTACGCTACCCACCCGGGCGACACGGGTTCCCCCGAAGTCCAGATTGCCATGCTCACGCAGCGCATTCTCGACCTCACGGAGCACCTCAAAGAGCACAAGCACGACCACCACTCGCGTCGTGGCCTGCTCCTCCTGGTTGGTCAGCGTCGCCGTCTGCTCGGCTACCTGTCCGACGTGGACATCAACCGTTACCGCTCGCTCATCGAGCGTCTCGGCCTGCGCCGCTAGGTAGTAGCCGAAAAGGTTCGCTGATAACGCGATCCTCTTCGAAACGGGCCGTCACCCTTGGGTGGCGGCCCGTTTTGTGTACCCGGATACCGGGCGGCGCCGCGGCCGGGGTCAGGCGGGGTCGGCCGGGATATCGAGCTCCCGGGTGTAATACCCCCAGGGGAAGGTGGTCTCGCGCACCAGTCGCCAGCCATCGGCCTCGAGGTGGCGCCTGGCCGCGTTCCCCGGTGTCCACGGCATCCGGCGGTGTTCCCACTGCCGGTCGGAGGCCTCCAGCACATGGGACAGCGTGCCGTAGTCCACGACATGCCAGCCTCGGCGGCCCTCGTCGGCGAGAATGGCCATTTCATCGAACGCGGTGACCGGGCTGATCACCTTGCGGGGCGGATGCCCGGGCTCGGCTCCCGCGCCCGGCACCTGAGCCGGCGCTGAGAAGCGCTGTTGAGCGGCCTGCCGGCTCACGCCGAGGAGCCGGCCGAGCGTGTCCCAGCTGTGCCCGGCGGCTCGAGCTCCGTTGATGGAATCGCGCAGCAGGCGGCTGGTCTCCTCGGCGGCGGTTCGGCTGGCGCTGACCAGTCGGAGGTAGGCATCCGGGTCGGTCTCCAGGTCGACCCGCAGACCGTCCGGGGAGCCGAGCACGGCCTCGGCCACCCCATCCCGAACGGCGTTCGCTTCGGCAGGGGTGAGGGCATCCCGCAGGCGATCACCGGCGCCGGCCATCATCGTTCGTCGCCGCGGTCGGATTCGGTGGCGGCCCGCAATGGTTCGAGATCGTCGAGCGCCGCCGCATCGCGCTTTCTCGCCACGATGTGTCGGACGACCTCGGTCCAGGCCACCAGGGCGACCAGGAGCATGGCTAAGGCGCCCGTGAAGAAACCCAGAACGGAGTCCGTGGCATCGTCGTCGACGACGAGGGCGGCCGCGGACAGGGCGGCGATGCACAGGACAGCGGCCCCGATGGCTGGAGCGTACCAACGGGGTCGGGTCGGAGCGGCGGTGCTGCGCGTTGTGGTGTTCATGTGTCAAGGATGTCTTGACGGTGAGCGGTTGTCAAGAAAATCTTGACGGCTTCGATGTCGCCCGTGTCGTCTACAGGTTGCACACCCGATACCGGCGGTACCCGCACAGCCTGCTCATAGCAAGCGCATGGTTTCCGGTCGCAGAGTGGAGTCATCGAGAGCGGCGGCCGACACCCGGATCGTCGCCCACCCTGACCTGCGGAAGGCGGCACGGAAGATGAACCTGCACGAGCGAGGCAAGAGACTGGCGACCATCGTCACGAGCACGGTGGGCCTGGCGGCCGTGATCGCCGCGTCGGCGCTCGGCCTGCACGAGTGGGCGGACACCGAAGCCACCAGCGTGTCGGGAACCACCTCGAGCACAACCACCACGACGACGGATGCCGAGGGCGCCGACTCCTCGGATTCGTCCGGCACCGATTCGACCAACACCGATTCGTCCGACACAGATTCCTCGGACAGTGCCACGAGCAGCACCGATTCGGGTAGTACTGACTCGTCCAGCACGGGCAGCGGCTTTTCCGGCACGGATTCGTCCAGCACGGATTCGTCCAGCACGGATTCGTCGAGCACCGGCTCCAGCTCGGCGGTCAGCCCCGCCACCGGCACCACCTCCGACGCGACCTCGAGCGGATCCTGACATGACGCACACACCGACCCCCGGCACCCCACTGACCTCGGTGTCCGAGCTCACTCCCGTCCCGGTGCCGACCGCCGCGGCCCGCACGGCGTCGCGGGAATGGACGCTCTGGAGCACCAGCGCCCGCCTGGTCGTGACCGACCCCGACCAGATCGGGTTGGCCGCTACCCTGGCCGACGCCCTGCTTGCCGACGTCGACCGCGCCGCGAGCCGGTTCCGGGCCGATTCCGAACTCCAGCTGGCCGCGGGCCGGTTGCACGCGGGCGTCGAGGTCAGCAACACCCTGGCCGACCTCGTGCGCCGGGCCCTCGCTTCGGCGGCGCTCACCGATGGTGACGTCGACCCCACCCTCGGGTACGCGCTCGACGCCGTCGGCTACGACCGCGACATCCGCCTCGTCGAAGACCACGGCGTGCCTGTGCGGGCCGTCGTGTCCCGCCGTCCGGGCTGGAAGAGCGTGTCGCTGGTCGGCAACCGGCTGCGTGTGCCGGCACACTTGGCGCTCGACCTCGGCGCCACCGCCAAGGCCGTCGCGGCCGATTGGACCGCCACCGTGATCAGCGCCGCGCTCGGCTGCGGCGTTCTCCTCAGCCTCGGCGGCGACATCGCCACCGCCGGCCCGGCGCCTGCGGGCGGCTGGCAGGTGCGGGTGCAGGATGCTCCGGCCGACCCGGCCGCGACAGTCACCCTCGTGCCGGGCATGGCCCTGGCCACCTCGAGTACCCAACACCGGCGGTGGACCATGGCCGGTCAGGCGCAGCACCACATCCTGAACCCGCGCACCGGGCGCTCCGCCGAGCCGGTCTGGCGCAGCGTCACCGTGGCGGCGTCGAGCTGCCACCGGGCCAACACCCTGAGCACGGCCGCGATCGTGCGCGGCACGGCCGCGCTGCCGTGGCTGCGCCAACTCGGGGCGGCCGCCAGGCTCGTCGACGCCAACGGCTCCGTCACGGTGCTCGGCGGCTGGCCGGCCGACCCGGAGCCGGTGCCGGCCCGCAGCGAGCGGGCATCCGCCCACACCCTCGAGGTGCGCCGGCCCAGTGACCGGCCGGCGCGCTACCAGGACGGCACCCCCGTCGGGCACGAACGCAGACGGGTCGTGGCCTGATGGACGAGGCATTCTGGGCGCTCGGGCGCGGCACCGGCGTCGTGGCCCTCGTCCTGTTCACGCTGTCGGTGCTGCTGGGCATCCTCACCCGCAGCGGCCGGCCGCTGTTCACCCTGCCCCGCTTCTCCATCACGCTCATCCACCGCAACGTGTCGCTGTTGGCGACGGTGTTCATCGTCATCCACATGCTCTCGCTGCTGGCCGACTCCTACGCCCAGCTCAACCTGGTGGACCTCGTTTTCCCGTTCCTCGGCGCCTACCGGCCGTTCTGGCTGGGCCTGGGCACCCTCGCGGTCGACCTGCTCCTCGCCGTCGTGGCCACCAGCCTGCTCCGCCGGCACGTCGGCCACCGGGTCTTCCGCCTGGTGCACTGGTCGACCTACCTGATGTGGCCCATCGCCCTCGCACACTCCCTGGGCACCGGCACGGATGCGGGCGAGGGCTGGTTCCTCACGCTCGCGGTGGCCTGCACCGCCGCAGTGCTCGCCGCGGTGGTCTGGCGCATCACCGCCGGGTTCGTCGAATACCGCGGTGTGCGTCGCGCCGAGCGGTTCGTCGGCGAGCTGCCGGCCCTCGCCGCCCGCAGCGGCCAGCCGGGGCCCGTGGGGCCGACCATCGCGCTCGACCCACACCGCTCCCCGCACCACCTGAGTTCCCCGGTTGGGAGACGACCATGACCACCGCCAGCAGCGCGGCCGCCCAGGCGGTCGGCGACCCGGCCTACTCCGCCCGACGTCCTCGTGCGGCGGCCCACGTTCCGGCCCCGCTCGGCACCGCCAGGCTCACCCGGGCGCCCGGGCCCGACCACGCCGGGCACCTGACCGAATTCGGGGTCCTGCCGTCCGCACCCGCATCGGGTGCCTTACTGGCCACCCTGCGTGACGCCGGCCTCGAGGGCCGCGGCGGTGCCGGCTTCCCGGCCTGGCGCAAGCTCGCCGCGATCCCGGAGAGATCCGCGACCGGCAGGCCCGGACGTCGCCGACCCGTCGTGATCGGCAACGCCGCCGAGGGTGAACCGCTGTCGGTCAAGGACGCCACCCTGCTCGGCACGGCCCCGCATCTGGTGATCGACGGGCTCCTCACGGTGGCTGCCGCCGTCAACGCGGCCGAGGTCTACCTCTACGCCCCGGCCGCGCTGCTGCCGACCGTGACGTACGCCCTGGCCGAACGCAGGGATGCCGGCGGCGTGGCCGTACGAGCCTCACCGGAGAGCTTCATCTCCGGTGAGGCCTCCGCCGTGGTCAACGCCCTGGCCGGGCGTCCGGCGCTGCCCGCTGACCGCAGCATCCGCCTCACCACCTCGGGGCTGGGCAGACGGCCCACCCTGCTGCACAACATCGAAACCCTGGCGCACATCGCCCTCATTGTGCGGTTCGGCGCGGACTGGTTCCGCTCGCTCGGCACGGAGACCGATCCGGGCACCCGCCTCGTGACGGTGAGCCGGGGCCTCTGGGCCGCCGGGGTCTCAGCCGGGGTCTCCGCCGGCGCCACCGGCCGCGTGCCTGCCGGTGCGTCAGGTGCTGCGCCCGGCCGGGCCACCGCGACCGTGCTCGAGGTCATCGGCGGCAGCCGTATCGACGAACTCCTGCGCTTCGGCGGGATCGACCCGGCCGCGGTGCAGGCCGTGCTCGTCGGCGGGTATCACGGCGCCTGGCTGCCGGCCTCAGCCCTGCACACCGGCCTGGACCGGGTGAGCCTGGCGCCCTTCGGCACCGGCCCGGGCGCGGGCATCCTGCTGGCCCTGGAGACCGGCCGCTGCCCGCTCACGCTCGCCGCGTCGATCGCCGACTACCTGGCCGGTCAGAGCGCCCGCCAGTGCGGGCCGTGTGTCAACGGCCTCCCAGCCATGGCCGCCGTGCTCGGACGCCTCGCCGCGGGGGAGCGCCACCCGGGTCTGCCCGCCGAGGTGGCGCGTCTGGCCGCCCTGGTCACCGGACGCGGCTCCTGCCACCATCCCGACGGCACCGCCCGGGTTGTGCTGAGCACGCTCACGGTGTTCGCGGCCGACGTCGACGCCCACCTGCACGGTACCTGCGTCAAGGTGCACGCATGAGCGCCCGGATGCTCGCCCCCACCGGCCGGCCGGCAGCCGCCGACGCCCGCGCGGTGCTGCACATCGACTGGACGGCCTGCGACGGCCGGGGCCTCTGCACCGAACTGCTGCCGGAGCTGTTGCAGCGCGACGACTGGGGCTACCCGCTGGCGCTCGGCTACGGCTCGGATGTTCCGGTGCCCGGCCAGCTGCTCGCCGCAGCCGCCGACGCGGTGTCCCTCTGCCCCCGCCAAGCCCTCGCCCTCTCCCGCAAACCGTGAGTCACACCCCACTTTCGGGCCCGGACGCGTGCTTTTCTCACCGGTCGCGGGAGTTGCCGCGCGTCCCGTAGCGCCCAGCCCCGCAAACGGTCAGAGTGGAGGGATGAGCGACTTCGTCAATTCACCCGGCGGCGACCCTCGGGGGTTCGACAAGAGGCGGCACGACGCGCCGTCCGGGTTCTTCGAGGCCGAGGCGGCCGGGCTGGTCTGGCTCGCGGTGCCCGGGGGAGTGCGCACCGCGCAGGTGATCGACCTGGAGCCCGGCCATATCGTGCTCGAGACCATCGACGAGGTGCCGCCCACCACTGCTGCGGCCCGGGCGTTCGGCGCCCAGCTCTCGGTGACGCACTCGGCCGGTGCGGCGGCGTTCGGCGCACCGCCCGACAACTGGAGTGGCTCGCTGTTCATCGGCAACCGCAGCCTGCCCGCCGCCTACGAAGACACCTGGGGTGCCTTCTACGCCCGGTACCGGGTGCTGCCCTACCTCGACATCGCCCTTGACGTTGGCGGCATCACCGCACGCCAATCGGAGGCCGTGCACGCGGCCTGCGCCCGCATCGAGGCCGGCGACTTCGACGACGGCGCGCCGCCCGCCCGGCTGCACGGCGACCTCTGGACCGGCAACGTGCTCTGGTCGGCCGACGGGGTGGTGCTCATCGATCCGGCCGCGCACGGCGGACACCGCGAGACGGACCTGGCGATGCTGGCCCTGTTCGGCTGCCCCTACCTGGAGGAGATCACCGCCGGCTACGAGTCGGCGTCGCCCCTACGGGCGGGCTGGCGGGCGCGGACGCCGCTGCACCAGCTGCATCCGCTCGCCGTGCACGCGGCCGGTCACGGTGCCGCCTACGGTCGGGCGCTCGAGCAGGCCGCTGAGGCCGTGCTTGAGCTGCCCAGCACCCGGTAACCGCGACCGGTCAGGTGGTCTGCCCGGCGTGCGCGCCCTCGGCCACCTCTTCGATGACCTTGGCGTTGAACGCCGGCAGGTCGTCGGGGGTGCGGCTGGACACGAGCCCGTTGTCCACCACGACCTCCTCGTCGACCCAGGTGGCTCCGGCGTTCTGCAGGTCGGTCTTCAGGCTGGGGTAGGAGGTGAGGGTGCGGCCCTCGATCACGCCGGCCTCGATGAGGATCCAGGCGGCGTGGCAGATGGCCGACACGGGCTTGTGCGCGCTGAAGAAGTCGCGGGTGAAGGCGATCGCGTCCTGGTCCATCCGCAGGTGGTCGGCGTTCACGACGCCGCCCGGCAGCACCAGCGCGTCGAAGTCGTCGGCGCGGGCGTCGGCGACGGCCAGGTCGACATACTGCGAGTGGCCCTTCTTGCCGGTGATGCTCTCGGTGGCGGGGGACACCAGCACGGCGGTGGCGCCGGCCTCGGTCACGGCCTGCCACGGGCTGCTCAGCTCGCTGTCTTCGTAGCCGTCGGTGAGCAGGAAGGCGATGCGCTTGCCGGAAAGTTCGGTGGTCGTCATGGTTCTCCTTGTCCATTTGTGCTGTCGAATTGTCTCGTCCACGTGACGAGAGGCACGGTGAAGCGGATGGCTCCGGGCAGGCCGCCACACAGCCGACCTCCCCGGATTCCACGCTAGTCACGCCGCGGCGCGAGTGCGCCCATACTCACCAAACGCTGAGGTTGTGATCAGCCGGGCGGTGACGTGCCTAGCGGGCGAGATAGCCGCCGTCGACGGGCAGGGTGTGGCCGGTGATCCACGCGGCCTCCGACGAGGCGAGGAACAGCACGGCATCGGCGACATCGTCGGGAGTGGGCATGCCCGGGATCGGGTTGAAGTTCTCCATCAGCTCACGCATGGCGGTCGGGTCGTCGGCACTGTCGATGAAGTGCTCCACGAGCGGGGTGCGCACCGCGGTGGGGGCGACGGCGTTGATGCGGATGTTGTCCTTGGCGTACTCCACGGCGGCCGAGCGGGTGAGGTTCACCAGTCCGCCCTTGGTGAAGGAATACGGCGAGATGTTCTCCTGCGCGGCGAGGCCGACGGTGGAGGCGGTGCTCACGACGTTGCCGCCGCCGGAGGCCAGGAGCGCGGTGATGCCGTACTTGAGCACGAAGAAGGCACCGTCACCGTTGATGCGGGAGACGAGGTCCCAGTTCTTCACGTCCATCTCGTGCAGGCGCTGCTGCTTGCCGTCGATGCCGGCGTTGTTGAAGATCACGTTGACCTTGCCGAGCTTGTCCATGGCCGTCTCGAACGCGGCCTCGACCTGTTCGGGCTTGGACACGTCGACCGTGATGGCGATCGCGCCGGGGAATTCGGCGGCGGCCGTCTCGGCGGCCTCGGTGTTCAGGTCGGCGATGGCGATGGTGGCACCCTCGCTGGCGAACCGGCGAGCCGCGGCCAGCCCGAGCCCTGAGGCTCCTCCGGTGATGAAGACGACCTGGTCCTGGAATCTGCGGGAGTTCATATGCACGCTTTCTGTGTCCTGATCCGGTGGGGATACACGAAAGCAAACACGGTTCCTCGAGGACCGAATTCCCTGTTCGGGGGTTTATCACGCACCTCACAGGAAGGGCGGGTATGTCGGGAGGGACCTTCGGTCTGCCGCTGACTGCTCGCCACCCATAAACTTGAGCTTTACACGATCGGATACACCATGAGTCTCTGGCGCACCAAGAGCATCGAATCGTCGATGGCTGATTCCCTGGAGAAGGGGCACAGTCTCAAACGCACCCTCGGCACGTGGGACCTGATGGTCATGGGCGTGGCCGTCGCCGTCGGCGCCGGCATCTTCTCCGTGGGCGCCAAGGCCGCCGGCAGTTACGCCGGCCCGTCGGTCACCCTCGCGTTTGTGCTCGCCGCCGTCACCTGCGCCCTGGCGATCATGTGTTACGCCGAGTTCGCCTCCGCGGTACCCGTGGCCGGCTCCGCGTACACCTTCACCTACGCCACGCTGGGTGAGCTGCTCGCCTGGATCATCGGGTGGGACCTGATCCTGGAGATGCTCACCGCCGCCGCCGTGATCGCCAAGTACTGGGGCATCTACCTCAGTAACGTGTTCGCGCTCTGGAACTGGGATATCCCGTCCACCATCGACGTGCTCGGCCTGCAGGTGAGCTGGGGCGCGTTCGTGATCGTCGCGATCTTCACCACTCTGCTGGTGCTGGGCACCCAGCTCTCCGCCCGGGTCGCCAGCGTGTTCACCATCGTCAAGGTGGCGATCGTGCTCTTCGTCATCGTCGTGGGCGCGTTCTTCATCAACCCGGCCAACTACTCGCCGTTCATCCCCGAGTCCGTGCCCACCACGGATGGTGTCGGCAGCGACGTGTGGACCCAGTCGCTGTTCTCCTTCATGACCGGTGCCGCCCCCGCCCAGTACGGCATCTTCGGCCTGCTCGCCGGTGCCTCACTGGTGTTCTTCGCGTTCATCGGCTTCGACGTGGTGGCCACGAGCGCCGAAGAGGTCAAGAACCCGCAGAAGACTCTGCCGCGCGGCATCTTCGCGGGCCTCGCCATCGTCACGGTGCTCTACGTGGGTGTGAGCCTGGTGCTCACCGGCATGGTGCCGTACACCGTTCTCGCCGACGACCCCAACGCCTCCCTGGCCACGGCGTTCATCGCCGTCGGCGCCGGATGGGCCGCCCAGGTGATCTCCATCGGCATCCTGGCCGGCCTCACCACGGTGATCATGGTGCTGCTGCTCGGGCTCTCCCGGGTGCTCTTCGCCATGAGCCGCGACGGCCTGCTGCCGCGCTGGCTCAGCGTCACCTCGGAGAAGCGCCGCACGCCCGTGCGCATCCAGATCATCACCGGCGCCGCCGTCGCGCTCATCGCGGGGCTCACCGACGTGGGTGTGCTCGAAGAGATGATCAACATCGGCACGCTCTCGGCGTTCGTGCTCGTGAGCATCGCCGTCGTGGTGCTGCGCAAGAAGCGCCCCGACCTCAAGCGCTCGTTCAAGGTGCCGCTGTCGCCGTACCTGCCGATCCTCTCGGCCGCGCTCTGCCTCTGGCTGATGCTCAACCTCACCACGCTCACCTGGGTGCGGTTCCTGGTGTGGCTGGTGCTCGGCTTCATCGTGTACTTCGCCTACGGCCGTCGCCACTCGCTTGTGGGCATCAACGCCAAGCTCCTCGTCGACGCCACCCGGCGCGAGGAGATTGAACGCGAAGAGCGCGCCGTCCGCGGCGAGTAACCCCGCCAACGTTGCCGACACGGAGATCTGCGCCCGGTACGCCGGGCGCAGATCTCCGTTTCGGGCACAGAAGCCGCGGGCGGATGCCGGCTGGAGCGGCTAGAGCCGGTAGAGCCGGGCCTCCCACGGGCGGAGTGCCGCGGCGCCGTCGCCGGCGTAGTTGCCGAGCAGGAGCTCGGCGCCCGAGATGTCGTCGGGCACCCACTCGCCCTGCAGGGTCAACGGGGTGTCCGACGCGTTCGCGAGCACCAGGAGCACCCGGTCGTCGAGGGTGCGGGTGAACGCGTACAACTTCTCGTGCTCGGGTTCGAGCAGCTCGAAGTCGCCCAGCGCCACCACCGGGTCGTCGTGCCGTAGCGCGATGAGCTGCTGGTAGAACCGGAACACGCTCCGCTCGGCCGCACGGTCGGCCGCCACGTTGATCTCGGGGAAGTTCGGGTTCGCGGCGATCCAGGGGGTGCCGGTCGTGAAACCGGCGTGGGCGGACGCATCCCACTGCATGGGCGTGCGCGCGTTGTCGCGGCCCATCGCGTGCACCCCGGCCAGCACGCTCGCCGGGGACTGGTCGAACTGCTCCACGGCCTCGCGGTAGTGGTTGAGCGACTCGATGTCGCGGTAGTCCTCGATGCCCTCGAACCGCACGTTCGTCATGCCGATCTCTTCGCCCTGGTAGATGTAGGGCGTGCCGCGGTGCAGGTGCAGCACCAGGGCCCAGAGCGTGGCCGACTCGTACCGGAACTCGGTGTCGTTGCCGAACCGGGACACCAGGCGCGGCTGGTCGTGGTTGTTCAGGTACAGGCTGTTCCAGCCCGTCTCGGCCAGGCCCTCCTGCCAGCGCGCCAGGCTGCGCTTGAGTGCGACCAGGTTGCGCGGCAGCGGATCGAACTTGTGCACGCCCTGGTCGAGCGAGACGTGCTCGAACTGGAAGATCATGTCGACCTCCGCGCGTGCGGCATCCGTGAAGAGCACGGCGTCGTCGATGCTCACCCCCGGCATCTCGCCCACGGTGAGGTGCGCGCCGGTGCGCCCGGCGAAGACCTCGCGATGCATCTCCTGCAGGTAGTCGTGGATCTGCGCACCCATCGGGGAGCCTTCGTCGGAGGCAGCGGCCGGCCCGCTGACCAGGTCGAGCTGCTTGGCGATGAAGTTGATCACGTCCATCCGGAACCCGTCGACGCCGCGGTCCAGCCACCAGTTCATCATCGAGTAGACGGCCTGGCGCACCTCGGGGTTCTCCCAGTTGAGGTCGGGCTGCTGCTTGGCGAACAGGTGCAGGTAGTACTCGCCTGTCGTCTCGTCCAGGGTCCAGGCCGGGCCGCTGAACGCGCTGCCCCACCCGTTCGGTTCGGCGCCGGCCGCACCGGGCTGACGCCACCAGTACCAGTCGCGCTTGGGGTTGTCGGTCGACGACCGCGACTCGACGAACCACGGATGCTCGTCGCTCGTGTGGTTCACCACCAGGTCCATCACGATCTTGATGCCGCGCTCGTGGGCCTCCGCCAGCAGGGCGTCGAACTCCTCCAGGCTGCCGAACACGGGGTCGATGTCCTGGTAGTCGCGGATGTCGTACCCGTTGTCGTGCTGCGGGGACGGGTAGACCGGCGACAGCCAGATGGCGTCGACTCCCAGTTCGGCGAGGTGGTCGAGCTTGGCGCGCACCCCGCCGAGGTCACCGATGCCGTCGCCGTCGGAATCGGCGAAGCTGCGCGGATAGACCTGGTAGACCACGGCCGTGGTCCACCACGGGGCCGCGGCGGGCGCGAGCTCGGTGGTGGTGGCGGGGTCTGCTGGGGTTCGGGGCTCGACTGCGGTCACGGGGGTCCTCCCTGGCCGGGGATCCAGCGGACAGGCGCTGGGCATCCGGTGCTGAACGAATTGGTTTACCGATAGAAATAAATCGTCCGTCCAATGTAGCGTCCGCCCTCACGGTGGCACCACTCCGGGGGACGAGCCTCGGCGCCGTGGATACGCG
It includes:
- the rpsO gene encoding 30S ribosomal protein S15; translation: MALEANAKKAIIEKYATHPGDTGSPEVQIAMLTQRILDLTEHLKEHKHDHHSRRGLLLLVGQRRRLLGYLSDVDINRYRSLIERLGLRR
- a CDS encoding FAD:protein FMN transferase → MTHTPTPGTPLTSVSELTPVPVPTAAARTASREWTLWSTSARLVVTDPDQIGLAATLADALLADVDRAASRFRADSELQLAAGRLHAGVEVSNTLADLVRRALASAALTDGDVDPTLGYALDAVGYDRDIRLVEDHGVPVRAVVSRRPGWKSVSLVGNRLRVPAHLALDLGATAKAVAADWTATVISAALGCGVLLSLGGDIATAGPAPAGGWQVRVQDAPADPAATVTLVPGMALATSSTQHRRWTMAGQAQHHILNPRTGRSAEPVWRSVTVAASSCHRANTLSTAAIVRGTAALPWLRQLGAAARLVDANGSVTVLGGWPADPEPVPARSERASAHTLEVRRPSDRPARYQDGTPVGHERRRVVA
- a CDS encoding ferric reductase-like transmembrane domain-containing protein produces the protein MDEAFWALGRGTGVVALVLFTLSVLLGILTRSGRPLFTLPRFSITLIHRNVSLLATVFIVIHMLSLLADSYAQLNLVDLVFPFLGAYRPFWLGLGTLAVDLLLAVVATSLLRRHVGHRVFRLVHWSTYLMWPIALAHSLGTGTDAGEGWFLTLAVACTAAVLAAVVWRITAGFVEYRGVRRAERFVGELPALAARSGQPGPVGPTIALDPHRSPHHLSSPVGRRP
- a CDS encoding NADH-ubiquinone oxidoreductase-F iron-sulfur binding region domain-containing protein, which gives rise to MTTASSAAAQAVGDPAYSARRPRAAAHVPAPLGTARLTRAPGPDHAGHLTEFGVLPSAPASGALLATLRDAGLEGRGGAGFPAWRKLAAIPERSATGRPGRRRPVVIGNAAEGEPLSVKDATLLGTAPHLVIDGLLTVAAAVNAAEVYLYAPAALLPTVTYALAERRDAGGVAVRASPESFISGEASAVVNALAGRPALPADRSIRLTTSGLGRRPTLLHNIETLAHIALIVRFGADWFRSLGTETDPGTRLVTVSRGLWAAGVSAGVSAGATGRVPAGASGAAPGRATATVLEVIGGSRIDELLRFGGIDPAAVQAVLVGGYHGAWLPASALHTGLDRVSLAPFGTGPGAGILLALETGRCPLTLAASIADYLAGQSARQCGPCVNGLPAMAAVLGRLAAGERHPGLPAEVARLAALVTGRGSCHHPDGTARVVLSTLTVFAADVDAHLHGTCVKVHA
- a CDS encoding ferredoxin, whose product is MSARMLAPTGRPAAADARAVLHIDWTACDGRGLCTELLPELLQRDDWGYPLALGYGSDVPVPGQLLAAAADAVSLCPRQALALSRKP
- a CDS encoding fructosamine kinase family protein, whose product is MSDFVNSPGGDPRGFDKRRHDAPSGFFEAEAAGLVWLAVPGGVRTAQVIDLEPGHIVLETIDEVPPTTAAARAFGAQLSVTHSAGAAAFGAPPDNWSGSLFIGNRSLPAAYEDTWGAFYARYRVLPYLDIALDVGGITARQSEAVHAACARIEAGDFDDGAPPARLHGDLWTGNVLWSADGVVLIDPAAHGGHRETDLAMLALFGCPYLEEITAGYESASPLRAGWRARTPLHQLHPLAVHAAGHGAAYGRALEQAAEAVLELPSTR
- a CDS encoding type 1 glutamine amidotransferase domain-containing protein, translating into MTTTELSGKRIAFLLTDGYEDSELSSPWQAVTEAGATAVLVSPATESITGKKGHSQYVDLAVADARADDFDALVLPGGVVNADHLRMDQDAIAFTRDFFSAHKPVSAICHAAWILIEAGVIEGRTLTSYPSLKTDLQNAGATWVDEEVVVDNGLVSSRTPDDLPAFNAKVIEEVAEGAHAGQTT
- a CDS encoding SDR family NAD(P)-dependent oxidoreductase — protein: MNSRRFQDQVVFITGGASGLGLAAARRFASEGATIAIADLNTEAAETAAAEFPGAIAITVDVSKPEQVEAAFETAMDKLGKVNVIFNNAGIDGKQQRLHEMDVKNWDLVSRINGDGAFFVLKYGITALLASGGGNVVSTASTVGLAAQENISPYSFTKGGLVNLTRSAAVEYAKDNIRINAVAPTAVRTPLVEHFIDSADDPTAMRELMENFNPIPGMPTPDDVADAVLFLASSEAAWITGHTLPVDGGYLAR
- a CDS encoding amino acid permease, translated to MSLWRTKSIESSMADSLEKGHSLKRTLGTWDLMVMGVAVAVGAGIFSVGAKAAGSYAGPSVTLAFVLAAVTCALAIMCYAEFASAVPVAGSAYTFTYATLGELLAWIIGWDLILEMLTAAAVIAKYWGIYLSNVFALWNWDIPSTIDVLGLQVSWGAFVIVAIFTTLLVLGTQLSARVASVFTIVKVAIVLFVIVVGAFFINPANYSPFIPESVPTTDGVGSDVWTQSLFSFMTGAAPAQYGIFGLLAGASLVFFAFIGFDVVATSAEEVKNPQKTLPRGIFAGLAIVTVLYVGVSLVLTGMVPYTVLADDPNASLATAFIAVGAGWAAQVISIGILAGLTTVIMVLLLGLSRVLFAMSRDGLLPRWLSVTSEKRRTPVRIQIITGAAVALIAGLTDVGVLEEMINIGTLSAFVLVSIAVVVLRKKRPDLKRSFKVPLSPYLPILSAALCLWLMLNLTTLTWVRFLVWLVLGFIVYFAYGRRHSLVGINAKLLVDATRREEIEREERAVRGE
- a CDS encoding glycoside hydrolase family 13 protein: MPSACPLDPRPGRTPVTAVEPRTPADPATTTELAPAAAPWWTTAVVYQVYPRSFADSDGDGIGDLGGVRAKLDHLAELGVDAIWLSPVYPSPQHDNGYDIRDYQDIDPVFGSLEEFDALLAEAHERGIKIVMDLVVNHTSDEHPWFVESRSSTDNPKRDWYWWRQPGAAGAEPNGWGSAFSGPAWTLDETTGEYYLHLFAKQQPDLNWENPEVRQAVYSMMNWWLDRGVDGFRMDVINFIAKQLDLVSGPAAASDEGSPMGAQIHDYLQEMHREVFAGRTGAHLTVGEMPGVSIDDAVLFTDAARAEVDMIFQFEHVSLDQGVHKFDPLPRNLVALKRSLARWQEGLAETGWNSLYLNNHDQPRLVSRFGNDTEFRYESATLWALVLHLHRGTPYIYQGEEIGMTNVRFEGIEDYRDIESLNHYREAVEQFDQSPASVLAGVHAMGRDNARTPMQWDASAHAGFTTGTPWIAANPNFPEINVAADRAAERSVFRFYQQLIALRHDDPVVALGDFELLEPEHEKLYAFTRTLDDRVLLVLANASDTPLTLQGEWVPDDISGAELLLGNYAGDGAAALRPWEARLYRL